In Phragmites australis chromosome 16, lpPhrAust1.1, whole genome shotgun sequence, one DNA window encodes the following:
- the LOC133894803 gene encoding transcription factor TB1-like gives MPATATSWDGYGGQISTADMYSQETLEAVLRQPVTALRQDQAVGRKPREGAPVVDGGVGSAAAAPRKRPFRTDRHSKIHTAQGVRDRRMRLSVGVARDFFALQDRLGFDKASKTVNWLLTQSKPSIDRLRDAAVPAAASGPAAVKEKGEGSSLSTGCFKDSWEKVTEKGRNRCGNDGPAALMEEHGGGELDWILLEAAAAEPPLPLDGLEYYYQY, from the coding sequence ATGCCGGCAACCGCGACGTCTTGGGACGGGTACGGCGGGCAGATCTCCACCGCCGACATGTACAGCCAGGAGACCCTGGAGGCGGTGCTCCGGCAGCCGGTCACGGCTCTGCGGCAGGATCAGGCGGTGGGGCGGAAGCCGAGGGAGGGGGCGCCGGTGGTGGACGGCGGCGTCGGTAGCGCCGCGGCCGCGCCGCGGAAGCGGCCGTTCCGGACGGATCGGCACAGCAAGATCCACACGGCGCAGGGCGTGCGCGACCGGCGGATGCGGCTGTCGGTCGGGGTCGCGCGCGACTTCTTCGCGCTGCAGGACCGGCTGGGGTTCGACAAGGCCAGCAAGACCGTCAACTGGCTCCTCACCCAGTCCAAACCGTCCATCGACCGCCTCCGCGACGCCGCCGTACCGGCGGCTGCCTCCGGACCTGCAGCGGTGAAGGAGAAAGGGGAAGGGAGCTCCTTGAGCACTGGCTGTTTCAAGGACTCGTGGGAGAAGGTGACGGAGAAGGGAAGAAACAGATGCGGTAATGACGGTCCGGCAGCGCTCATGGAGGAACACGGCGGCGGTGAGCTCGACTGGATCTTGTTAGAGGCCGCGGCGGCagagccgccgctgccgttggacGGACTGGAGTACTACTACCAGTATTAA